The Anopheles maculipalpis chromosome 3RL, idAnoMacuDA_375_x, whole genome shotgun sequence genomic sequence AGATTTTTTTTGACGCGATCCCGGATCTCCTTTCTCctactgattttttatttcgtgttgGTATGCTTAAACTTAGAGAGAATTTCTCCTATAAAAGTATATGAGCACTATGAGGAGCTATGTAAAGCTTTGTAAAGCTGTAAATATTACATGTTTGAATATAGAAATTATCCAGGGTGTAAAAAATTACCAGTATTTTTTCGACTCGATTCGATGTAAATATTTGTTGTCGATTGGGGCTGATTGGACTGTGCTCCTGAAAACAAGACAATACATCGTTGTACAATTTAATTCATACTAAAAATAAGGTCAGAAATTTATCAGCTTTATTATATATTATTCATATAACATCAACCatgtgaaaacatttttttatacaccCTGGTTAGTTTGTATAGTAAAGTAAGTTTTATTAACAGCTTTACAGAGTTGCTCAGAGTGCTCATAATTGTTCATACGAGAAATTCACTCTAAGTTTTAGCAGaccaaaatgaaattaaaaattcagtAGTGGAAACCAAAACTATCTGGGCACGTGCCAAAAAAAACGTAAcgtaacaaaaacagaaacataaaGGACCGCGTAAGAAAACCTCtggacaagaacaaaaatatatggaaACGTATCAAAAAACCAACAGGAAAATGTTATAAATTGCTGCGATTCCCTctactttttttctatttattttacaccactatttgtaggattttttttacaattcttgGCACGCCTGAGGCTGAGGCTTTAAAATGAGAATaacaagtttaaaaaatttcaaatatgttATAGGCCTAGTAAAAGACCACGAACCTTCTCATAAACGTTCCTCTTCAATAATAAGTGTTTAATTCATACAGAATTTCATCTTTATTCGCCACAGTTACAAATAATTCATTTGAGTTTTGGTACAGTTATTACCAGTCGCGCTCCGTTTTATCAAAATTGACCCCTAACATCGATAATGCCCGAAACATCTTCACTCTCGACCGAATCTTCCAACGGTAGAGCAGCAATTTTGCCGAGATCTAAACCTTCGAACCACTTTTGTACATTTTCCGCCAAACTTCTACCATTGTCAAACGGATTTGGTTCAATTTCTCGATGCTCCAACACTAGCTCGGCAGTGGGTTTATCTTGTCCTTCGAGCAGAAGTTTTCCTTCATCCTTTTCTACCGTAGTCGGTGTAGTGACATCCGTTGATGTGTTAGATAGTTCTTCAAGCAGATGCTCCATCTCCTCGGACGCTTCCGGATCACTGTTAGAGTGATTCGGCACTTCGAAACGTGCCGCGTCGTCTTCGTTTTCGTCGTTCGTTAGTGTTCGACTGCCAAAAAGTTGTAGCTTAAGCTCCTGCAGTTTGTTTTCAAGTTGCAGGATAACCATTTTAAGCTGACCAACGTTGGCACTTTGCAGGTCTTCCGAGTCATCAAATGGTGTGGCAGCGGTTTTGGTGCCTTtctcgtgatgatgatggtgcttgTGCTTATGATGCTTATgcttgtgatgatggtgatgtttgTGGGGTTTTTCGTGATGAAGATGTCGTCCTTCTGGCGTTTCATCCGGCATTTCGGTAGTTGTCGGTGGCGGAGGCTCAACTTCAGGCGAAACAGTAATCGCTTCGGGTTCTTCTTCTGCAACCGGCTGCTGAAGGAGTGGGAACGGTCTCCATGGAAGCTGGAACCAGGTGGGATAATGTATCGcgtcgggttcgtcgcttggcAGGATATTTTCGTTTGGCCAATAATAAGGACTAGGGACCGTTTCTACTGGTTGTCGATCATTGTAGTAAACCATTTTTCCTGCAAAGGAAGTGATAGCATGAGTGTAATAGATGCGAtgatgatattttaaaatgtcttACCTGCACTGGTCAACATAAAGCATAGGGAGAGAtgaaaaaactgcaaacaaagtaaatgttgtatatttttggaaaaattttattgcaggaaagaaaaaaaaatgtcagaaataaCATCAAATTTGACAATCAACTCAGATTCTTTCGGATTGGCCACCTTTGGCACGAATTTTGGCCTTTAGAGACGGCCAACGAAGCCATCGCATGCTGCCCGAAAGTAGCTCCAACAATAGTCCAACGAATCGGCAACTGGTGTCTTTGGTGGCCATTGTGCGGTAGGAATGAAGCGAAGAACCTCAATTCGTAACCATTCTTCCACCGTCGATGAATACGAACGGTGAGCGACCATCGGCAGTTATGGCGGCccacaacaccatcaccatggCCGGCTTTTAAGGTCTGATGGCCAActtaaattgtaaatttttagCTGACCTCTCTGGCAAATGAACACGATCATTCTGTTCATTCACAAACTACTGGATAACGAATGATTTCTCTTCGGAGAAACCCAAATTACGGCAGTTCACCACCTTAGGCCAAGAGAAGCAATTCTTTGACTCTTGTGAGTCttactttttttgtgcatcGACCAGATCTTACGCTTTTTGGAACTTCAAAGGCCAAAATTTTCCGAATGGAATATTGCTATATGTTCAGTTCACGAGCCGGTTTCCATCCAAATATAAAGCAATTACGCTATCACGCTTGAACTGCATCACGTAtatttgtgtttctttctGATAATGAGAAGTCTGTAGCTGGTTGCAATTTTTTCACCTCACCTTGTGTGTAGCTAACATGGTGCAATTGTGTCTAAATTTCTTGAACAGAGCCTCCCACCTTGCCGACGGTTTAAAACGACTGTCAACGGATTCGTAACGAGCAAGGTATTTTTATAATAGCTGATCTACACATGGCGTACTTCCAGGTACGCTTGGCTGTTCCCATGAGTTTCAGAGAAAAAAAGTCCAGGTACTGTTCCGTAGCACAGTTTTATTAACATTTAGAACATATCGCATGTCGCCTCGTCAAATGTGATCATTTAAACATTAGGACCTCCTACCTGTTTTATGTGTGCCCCAAACGGCATGAATTAAAAAGATTCTGAAAAAATCCattaattgatgaaaataGTTTATTTGGCAAAGTAAGGTAACATGTACATATAAATAATGGTACAGCTCCATTAGCCGTTTACGATACATTGTTTGAATTCAAACGTACATTGAATAATGAGCATCAGTCCGTAACTTCTCGCAACGGACATCGAGACTCATTGAGGGGCCTAGGACAAACTAGAAAAACTAAACGTCCTTATTCTATACTAACTTTGCGCGGTTTTCTTTGTATACTAAAGCTAAAGAAATTCTCCACCATTCCTTACCAGTGTCACCAGTAAAGACCTCAAACCTACACAGGGCAGTGCGTAAGCGAAAGTGATTGAGTAAGAGTATTTGCGTTTCAACTGTATGTATGGCGTTCGATACCGATTTTCGGATGATTAGCTGCATTTGTCTTTTCTTCTAGCACGACTCAGGTGGCGTACAGTATCGTGGACAGTAGTACGATGCCTTCGGGACGCACAGCTCTCCGTTGAAAACATAATTGGCCGAGCAGGACAGGGTGCTCTGTTTGCCATCGATGCAGAAATGGTACTGCTCACACCCGCTGTCATAGTCGGCAAAGAATCCACCCTTCGTGCAGGCCGGTTCACAGTGGCGCACGATGCAGTTTTCACTGGCAGCTGCATCCACATCATCTACCCCTGTCGGACAGGTGTAACTATCCGGCGAAACACACGTACGCCCATCGAAGATTTTGCTTCCTCGGCAGGTAAGTGTTTGAAGCTTTTCACCTCCCTGACAGAAGTAATACTGGCGGCATTGGGTATCCCGATCCTGGTAGTACCCGTCCGGCCGTTCCGAGCAAGGCGTGTCCATCTCACAATGCGACTGGTGGGTACTGTGTACCCCGTCGATACATTTCCCACCGAGAAAGATTTGTCCCGGTTCGCAGAGGTACGATATTTTGTTGCCATGCGTACAGAGATGGTACGCCCGGCAGCCAGCCCGTGCATCCTTGTAATAACCGTTCGGTTTTCCCTGGCACGAGTTGACATCTTCCACCGGGCACTGGTAGCTGTCCTGTGGGACACAGTTTTCACCATCGAATATGTACCCGCGCCCACAGTGGAAGCTCGTCTTAATGCCATTGTGGCAGTGAAAGTACGCACGGCACGGACTTAACGATGCATCGTCCATGGCGGTAAAGTCTTGATAGAATCCGGACGATCGCTGCACACAATCGGCTGAGTACGGGAGCTGATGGCATGTGGTGTCCTGTACCGCTTCACGGCACACGTTCTCTAGCGCATCGTAATGGAACCCATTCGGGCAGGAATGATGCTCCACAGTACGTTGTCCCTGGCAGCTCACGTAATACCCACAGCCCTTGCGAGGATCAACCAGATATCCATCTTCCCGATGCTGACAGATATCTCCCGGCCCATCCAACCGTGGGCAATGGTAGAGAAACGTTGGAACACACTGCTGACCGTTGAATACCGTCATTGGAGGGCACTCGTGCCGGCTAGCTAGCCGACGAGACTGACATTTAACGTACGATCGACAATCGTGTGACGTTACTGCGAGATGAAACCCATCCGGTAGCATGCTACAACCATTATCGTCCGCCATTTTCCAGTCCTGGTACGATGCCCGGCAGCTGGCACGTTGATTAGTGAGCCTGCAGCGTTTGCTACGCTCGTCGAATCGATATCCGGATGGACATTCCAGCACATCCAACACCTGATCGTTGTGACAGAGCAGAAACTTTTTGCAATCCATTCCATCGCCGGGAAGCACGTGGTTCCCGTTGGGGAGTCCGTAGCAGCGTGGATCCGCTTCGTACCGGATGCTTGCTGCCGTTGATTCTGGACTTTCGCAGGCAACGTTCTCTTCCGGGGTACAACCGGTCCTATCAAACAGCATGCCCTGGGGACAGTTGTCGATGGTCGTAAGCTTTCCACCACGGCAGTGATAGGATCGGTGACAGCCTTGGGATGTGTCTGCGTACATTCCGTTCGTTTTACCAATGCAGACCGCTTCGAAGCATGTTccttagaagaagaaagacaTTAAACAGACATTTCAAGTTTTGGTTCCTACGGTACTAGTGTTAAAAAATGGTACCTTTCGTGCGGACACATCTTTGCTGGTAAAAGTCAAACATTGCGCCATCGATGCAGCTGAAGTAGATCGGTTGGTTCTGGTAGCAGCGGTAATAGACACCACAGCGAGATCCAGGCAGCGAGTAGAAGAACTCGTCACTATGCGAACATGTCACCTCTTGGGAGGAAGCTCCTAGACGAATGGGAAAGATCGAACTGGAGGAATTAAGGTGGCAGAAACATTTCTCAAAAATTGAAGAGACGACATTGAATTTGAACAGATTTTTTAACCGGATTTCACCAGTTCTTGAAATCCGAATCGCGCGAGACCAATGACGTCAATGGTGATCGTTTACTATCGGGAGCAATCTTTGAAGCATTTAATGAGGGAAATCCCACCACGATCATTACGTTCTAAATTTAAATCTCTTTGCAAAAAGGGTACTTTCATTGTCGTCACTAACGGGTCTTAGTAGACTTTCGGTTGCCATGGGTATTGCGGAAGAAAGGGTAAATACACATTCATCAAAACAACCACAGAAATGTTAAAACGATCGGCGACAGCAGATCTCTTTCCCACGTGTATCCGTACAGCAGGTGTTTCTCCCAGGAACGATGAAGTTGTGGCTAACTTGGTTCTGGCTCTTATTGgcattttattgctgttgcgCACAATTCGATCCCACCCCATGTGATGTGAGCTATGAGGAAACGCTGGACCAAGAAGATGAAGCAAAAACTGAAATGATTACAGAAGAAAATTCTTCCAGTGGACAGTACCAAACGTTGGATGATGAAGACACAAGTTTCTTCGAAGATTGGTTTACCACAACGGAGAGTCTTGAAGAAATCGTAACAGTTGAAGCAAACATAACCGTTATCCCAGAGAAAATGGACGCATTAAGCGAAACGCCATCCAACAGTGAGGAATCGGAGGAGGATTGGTATCCGGACGAGATGGAGTCGAAGTTAAGGATCGAGTATACACCGTACTCGGCTCTGCTGTACCAGGAGGACGAGTTTGGGCTAGAGTTCCTTTGTCCGGGTTATTGGTTGCAAAAGGGAGTGCTATTGATTCGTGGTGACTTTTGGCCAAAAGATGGAGCGTAAGTATTCCATACATATGAGtatattgtttaattttaattgctgATCTGATCCACAGCTTTTACATTGATGAATCCGTAGCGGATATCTTTTCCAACAACGATTTAAATCTGGTAATTTTACAGTTGAAATCAAATTTGACTGATTCAGAAGAAATAGGAAAGCTTCACTTAGCAAACATTCGAGAGCATTTGCCAGTGTCCCCGAAAGATTGTACATTGTACGTTCTACAGGAGGACTACGCGTTGTATGAGGTAACTTTGAATGATTTAAGAATTGATGTAAGCAAATTTAGATAACCTTCCCATCTGAAGATGTATTCTTGGGCCACCCGACCGTTACCTTTCAAGCGTGCAAGAGCTCCGTGCCCTGAGAATCATATCTGCCTTCGCATACGTCCATCAGCCGCGTACGGGATGGATTATGCGCTGATATGCCAACAATCGCTTTTTGGTATGTTGACCACGGATCGAACGAAATACGAACGAATATTTGGACGATTAACGCTAGCAGATGTATCGGTTGCAAAAGCCTGGATTGATGAAATACTTGAAAAGATTCAAGAAGAACGTGTGACTACATTCCTTTCGCTTTCTGCCACTCCGATGCCACCAGCTGAGATGTACTTCAATCAGGAAGGTGACACGGTTTGAaattcggttttttttattctatctGTCCAGGGCGATTGTCATACTATCGAGTTCTTGCCATAAATCATGCATCACCACGCGTGCGTGAGTGAATTTGAAACGATAGTGTTTGAGGTTCTAGTGAACTTGTCGCGTACTTCTCTTGCATCAGAAGGATGACACGCCAGgtgaataataatttcaaatttttgcacCATCATTTCACACATTCTTTTGCCACTCCATTCTGCTACGATCGTGGTGGGCCGGGCATCATCTGTTGAACGTCTCGAACCCGAAGGCATCAgactggaagaaaaaaaaaacctatcaaCCGTATTATGCAGAGCATGTTTGGACACCCCGGTGTAGAGCCGACACGCTTGTCGATTTAATGCCACATTTCGATACATTTATTCTTCCATCCCGGATTCGCTAACAAggcattaaattttatgaatgATTGTACGGCAGTCACACGCGTACGGATCACCATTTCGTACCGATCACAGCACATAAATCAGCCGATTAGTGTTGTTTGGGGggaatgtttcgtttttgctttcgGTGCTACTTTCGTTTCGATTCGCGAGCGCGAGATTCGCATCCGTAATGTGCTGATTAGGTGTGTAAGACGAGCATCTCACTAGAGCTCGACGATGGTGGTCGATGGGGTTGGAGAAAAAGTTTGGTGTTTTTAATTCTGTATGGATCGGGGATGATCATGAGTAGTATCGAGTAGATTTCGCTATTTGATTGGAAGTTTTAAATGATTCTGTCTCAggttcttttccttcttcttggctgaatATCGGCCGTAGAATAGCTTGTCTAGCCATGGATTAAATTATGTTAGGCACAATCAGATAAAAATCAGATGGCAGATAGAGACCTCTCGAGGTTATAGAGCcaaggaaggaaaaggtgATGCATTCAagttaaattagttttaagaATCTCTCTTGAGATGGCTGTCTGTCCTACCCAACCATCCTTGGAACCAAAGGGTTAGAGCGTCCTTCTATACTGTAAAGAATATTTTAGATGACATAGTTACTTCTTTACAAAACACGCAGTGTAGTATGAGTGTTTGGCAGTAACTTAGTAAACTTAGTAAAGACCAACATACATTTTTGGGAAGAAAAGAATCTAATTCTTCAGCTGCCAAGACGTATCAACTTGGAAGCAATAAAGAGAATTCCAATATGAGGAGAAAATGATCCTCTAGAGGCAACATTAAAAGATCCGAAAAGTTTTCCTACAAAACTTTTCAGACAACCTAATAAGGTGATAATAGCTTTGAGATGCCCTCAGATGAATAGAATGAATCgaagacgaaacaaaaaaaaacgacatagATAGAGCCAATGTCTTAAGACACAGCCAAGATAAGCGCGGTTTATCGGCCCGGATCTGCACCGGCGACAAAAATAGCTAAACACTCCTCCCGTTCGTTTCCTGTTCTCGTTCGGTTCAGTCATGGG encodes the following:
- the LOC126565706 gene encoding histone-lysine N-methyltransferase set1-like translates to MVYYNDRQPVETVPSPYYWPNENILPSDEPDAIHYPTWFQLPWRPFPLLQQPVAEEEPEAITVSPEVEPPPPTTTEMPDETPEGRHLHHEKPHKHHHHHKHKHHKHKHHHHHEKGTKTAATPFDDSEDLQSANVGQLKMVILQLENKLQELKLQLFGSRTLTNDENEDDAARFEVPNHSNSDPEASEEMEHLLEELSNTSTDVTTPTTVEKDEGKLLLEGQDKPTAELVLEHREIEPNPFDNGRSLAENVQKWFEGLDLGKIAALPLEDSVESEDVSGIIDVRGQF
- the LOC126564341 gene encoding proprotein convertase subtilisin/kexin type 5-like codes for the protein MRSAEWNGTPRKGNLCKLITIVAALAMTVLARGASSQEVTCSHSDEFFYSLPGSRCGVYYRCYQNQPIYFSCIDGAMFDFYQQRCVRTKGTCFEAVCIGKTNGMYADTSQGCHRSYHCRGGKLTTIDNCPQGMLFDRTGCTPEENVACESPESTAASIRYEADPRCYGLPNGNHVLPGDGMDCKKFLLCHNDQVLDVLECPSGYRFDERSKRCRLTNQRASCRASYQDWKMADDNGCSMLPDGFHLAVTSHDCRSYVKCQSRRLASRHECPPMTVFNGQQCVPTFLYHCPRLDGPGDICQHREDGYLVDPRKGCGYYVSCQGQRTVEHHSCPNGFHYDALENVCREAVQDTTCHQLPYSADCVQRSSGFYQDFTAMDDASLSPCRAYFHCHNGIKTSFHCGRGYIFDGENCVPQDSYQCPVEDVNSCQGKPNGYYKDARAGCRAYHLCTHGNKISYLCEPGQIFLGGKCIDGVHSTHQSHCEMDTPCSERPDGYYQDRDTQCRQYYFCQGGEKLQTLTCRGSKIFDGRTCVSPDSYTCPTGVDDVDAAASENCIVRHCEPACTKGGFFADYDSGCEQYHFCIDGKQSTLSCSANYVFNGELCVPKASYYCPRYCTPPESC